The region CAGCGCCGGCTGCGCAAGCGCTTGCGGTTGGCGCAACAATTGCCGGCCAAACAGAATCATCCACAACGACGGCAGGGCCACGACCAGCATCTCGATACCGTCTGCGAACAGGGTGAATTCCGGGAAAAATCCAGACAGAAAGAACCAGCCGACAAACAAGCCGATGGCCTGCAGCAGGATTGCCGCGCCCCACTCCGCCCGCTTCAACAGGTTTCCGACAGTCACGGCCCAAAAAACGAAAACCGTCCACCACAGTTCTCGTTGCGCCTCGTTCGCAACGGGGTTTCCCACGCTGTGGCGGCGGCTTTTTCCGCCGCGTCGCCCTGTATGTACGCCAGCGAGAGAGGTTGAATAGCGGCGAGCGGGATCGCCGCGCCGCACATTCCGGCGGTCACGAAAAGCGCCACGGCCATTGCCGCCATATTGCCCAAAGCCCCTGCCTCCTCCTGGAAGGCGCGCCAGAGATAGCCGCCAATCACAAGGAACGGCAGATAGAACCCGAACACATCCGTGAGCATGGCCCAGCGAAACACACTGCGCGTCTCGTTCGACAAGGCCAGCACGGCGCCGCCGCGGAATACCATGCCGGTATCCCATCCCGTCACGATCCACAACAGCCCGAGCGTGACGTAAGCCAAGAGGCCGCCGCCGATGGCGCTCCAGGCCGTGAAGCGCAAAGTGTTGCGCGAGATCGCGTTCTTCATTTTCTGCTTCGAGACAAACAAGTCGTGATGCCGCCGGGATACCAGCGGATTGCATGTGTCATCCACCACGCCGAATCGGTTTTCCCGCTGCGGATCGAACGCGGTTCCGCCCGTTCCGCGACCGCGGCCGGACGGTTTCGCACCGCCGCACGGCCTCGCGACGCGCACCGATCCGGCCATCTCCCGCATGATGCACATCGTGCGATGCGTCTCGGTCGATGCCGTCGATTCGACCAAGGCGACCGCGCCGGCAACCGGCGCGCCCATGGAACGCCCGGCATCAACGCGGCTGCTTCAAGTAGCAGATCGTGGACGCACGTTCCGCGTCGTTCTTGATTCGGGTAAATGGCATCGTCGTTCCTGGCTTGTGGGCCGACGGCGCCTTGAGAAAGAGATCCCTTTCTTTTTCACCCCATTTTCCCGGGGATTCCGCGAGCGCCTTGCTGGACGAAAAGGCGGGAAGCTTGCCGATCGGCCACCCGAACACGCCGAAGAGATTCGGACCGACGATCGTCCCCTTCGTCTTATCGATCGCGTGGCACAAAGCGCACTTTGTCTCGAAGACATGCTGCCCGGGATTCGGCGTACAGCCCTCCTCGACAAATGCATTGGCATGCATGACGCAAGCCGTTGCGAGCGAGACGGCAGCCATGGGGATGCGCCTCATTCATGCCCCGCTGGCCGGAATCGGGCGATCGATGCGCCTCGATAATCTGCTGCCCGGTGTTTGCCGAATGCCGCGCGATCGCACCGGGATCGGGACACGATCGCACCGGTAGGCGCCCGGTCGACATGCGGAGCGCCGAATCGACAGCGCCGCCGCCGACAGGCATCGGCAGCGTCCGCGCCTCGCTTCGCCGACGCGCTGCCGCGACAGCCTGTCGCCCCGGTCGCCGGTTGATCGCGGCGCGCCGAAGCCGCGGTCCGGACGAAAAAAAGCCCATGACGTCGGTCAGGTCATCGATATACATGGCGAGGAAGTTGCACCAGTGTGTCGTTGCAGCATTCAGTGCCTTCGATAACGAGACGCGGCTTACCCCCGCGAGTCCCGCTTCGAGCATGCCGTTCGCCGCTGCGTCGATCCACCGTGTGATGTCCTCTCCGGCCGGGCCGCCGGTAGGCGGGTTGTATTTGATACCGCCGCTGTCCGGTGGATTGCGCGACGGCATCACCACAATTCCATTGGCGAATCCGGCACTGCGTCCGCGGTTGTACTTCAGGATCGCGCGCGAAACGGCCGGCGCCGGCGTGTATTCGCCCGGCGGCGCCAGCATGACCACGACACCATTGGCAGCCCGCACTTCAAGTACGCTTGCCTGCGCCGGTTCGGCAAGTGCATGCGTGTCGATGCCGAGAAACAACGGACCGTCGATGCCGCGCAAACATCGATACCGGCAGATCGCCTGCGTGATCGCGAAGACATGTCACTCGTTGAAGCTGCGGGTCACGCAGAGCCCCGGTGGCCCGACGTGCCGAACGTCACACGCTGCGCCGGGACGGCCGGATCCGGCATATCGGTGTAGTACGCGGTCACGAGCCGGGGGGCGTCGACACAACGCATAGGGCGCGGGACGGCCCGCCAGTGGACTGACAGGCATCCTGCGGGGGGCGGGCGGCGTGTGCTTCATCATGCCTCCCGTGTGGATCACTGCCGGGTTCCCGATCGCGCGGCACAGCCGATGACTGCCCGCGTCTGCTCGACGGATTGCGAATATCGACATTCTCTACTCCCGAGCCCGCCGCGCGTCCGGGCGAAACGCGTTCCGGCATCGTTCGGCACGCCGGGCCCGCTCAATGTGCGGCCCGCTTGCTCATTCGACACTCGGGGTTGAGGATGATGGCGATGATGCGGACGAGATGCGCACGCGCCGAGGAAATCAGGCCGTCACATTCCAGAATCCATTCCAGTCGAATTCGCCAGAGCGCGGCATATGGCGTGATACGGGTAATGAGCCGCTCGAGAGCATCGTTCTCGCTCGATGTCCGAATGGGTCCTGGAAGCACTCCGTATGTCACGAGAGTCGCTAGGCAGCTTATGACGAAGCGCCGCACCGCTCTGCCCAGTACCGTACATTGAGCCGCATCTCCCCATCCGCCTCGGTCGCATGCGCGCGTAGCCGCGATGCATCGACCGGGCGCGGCCCTTGATCCGCCTTTGTCCGCCATCGGACAGACATCGGGCCGGCTCTCTGCAAACGTGATCCTGCGGGCACATCACCATCCGGCCACGCACGCGCGCGGACCACTGCCGCGTGTTGCATTTCGCAAAGAAAGCACGCGAAGCACGGCGAGTCCGCAGTCATCCAGCAGGGTACTCAACGTGGCCGAAACGATCGGATGCCTCATCTTTGGCGCTTTGCTCATTTTCATGGGGCTCATCGGCTCGTCGCTCAAGCGTCTGCCGTTGAGCGCGGCCATGGTTTATCTTGGGATCGGCTTTCTGATCGGGCCGTCCGGTATCGGCTTCCTGTCGATGACACTACCGGACGACGTCACGCATTTGCGCATCGCCGCCGAAATCGGCCTGCTGATCTCGCTGTTCGCCATTGGCCTGAGACTACGCGTCCCGCTCGTCGATCGGCGCTGGATGGTGCCGATTCGGTTGGGCTTTGTCGCGATGATCCTCACCGTCGCGTCGATCGCCGTTCTTGGCGTGGTCGCGCTCCATCTGAGTCCCGGCGTCGCGTTGCTGCTGGGCGCGATAATCGCGCCGACAGATCCCGTGCTGGCTCACGATGTCGGCGTGCGCGATGCCGGCGACGTCGAGGTCGTGCGTTTTTCGCTCTCCGCCGAAGGCGGAATCAACGACGGCACCGCTTATCCATGCGCGGCGCTCGGCCTGCTCCTGTGCCAAATCGGCGCGACATCGAACCTGCACTGGAGCATCGTCGTCGGCATCGCGTGGAGCATTGTCGCGGGCGTGACGACCGGCGGACTGATCGGCTCCGCGACTGCCCGGCTCGTCGCGTTCCTGCGCAGCCGTCACGGGCAGGCGCTCGGCCTCGAAGGCTTCTTCGCGCTCGGCGTGATCGCGCTGTCATACGGCGCGGCGCTCGCCATTCAAGGCTACGGGTTTCTGGCCGTGTTCGCCGCGGGCGTCGCGATGCGACGCGTCGAGCATCGATCGAGCGGCCAGAAGACGTCGAAGGCGACGCTCGGCATCGTGGACAGCGAGGATGTCGAAGCCACTTCCACCGATCCCGACAAAGCCCACGCGTTCGTCGCGGAATCAGTGATGGGATTCACGATCGAACTGGAGCACATTGCAGAGGCCGTGCTGATCCTTCTGATCGGCGCCCTCGTCTCGCGGTATTGGGCCGACATGCTGACGTGGATCTGTACAGCCGTTGTCGCCACGCTGCTGTTCGTCATCCGGCCGGCCGCCAGCCGAGTAGCGTTGATCGGCTCGCGCGCATCGCACCGCCAGCGCCGCTTGATCGGTTGGTTCGGCATTCGGGGCGTGGGATCCCTGTATTACCTGATGCTGGCCCTCGAACAAGGGCCGCACGCGGAGCTGCTGCCGCTGGTTCCCTGGGTGCTGGCGATCATCGCGCTGTCGATCGTGCTGCACGGCATCTCGGCCACGCCGCTGATGCGGCGCTACGCGTGAGCGACGCGGCGGATGTCTCTTTCATGACCGGCAAGCCGTCCCGCGCCGCACTGTTCACCAGAGGATCGACTTGCAATCATCGCGTCGCTATCGTGCTTCGAAGGACGGGCGCGTGCCCGTGAGCCGATCCTTCTTCCCGGGGAACCGCCATGAAAAAGCACCCTATTGCACTGTCGAAAAACCAGTCTCTGTGGGAGAGTCTCGGGCCGGGCCTGATTACCGGCGCAGCCGACGATGATCCGAGCGGCATCGCAACCTATTCCCAGGTCGGCGCGGCGTTCGGATACGGAATGCTGTGGACGTCCATCGTCACATTCCCGCTGATGATCGGCATCCAGATGGTCAGCGCGCACATCGGTCGCGTCACCGGCGACGGGATAGCGGCCAACATCCGGAAACACTATCCGCCCTGGCTGCTGTATGGGCTCGTCGCATTGCTGCTGGTCGCGAACACGATCAACATCGCCGCCGACATCGGCGCGATGGGCGCGGCGTTGAAGCTGCTGATCGGCGGTCCCGCGCACTGGTATGCGATCGCCTTCGGGTCGACCTCGCTGATACTGCAGGTATTCGTGCCGTTTCCCCGCTACGCCCCGATTCTGAAAGCGCTGACGCTCGCGCTCTTTGCCTATGTCGCAACGGCGTTCATCGTCAAGATCCCCTGGGAACACGTTCTGTATGAGACGCTCGTTCCGTCCGTCACGCTCGACGTTCATTACGCGATCGGCGTCGTCGCCGTATTCGGCACCACCATCAGCCCCTACCTGTTCTTCTGGCAAGCCTCGCAGGAAGTCGAAGAGCAGCGCGCGACGCCCGGGGAAGAGCCGCTTCGGCGCGCGCCGGAACAGGCGCGTCGCAGCTTGCGGCGCATCAGGATCGATACGTACGTCGGGATGGCGTTCTCCAATCTGATCGCCTTCTTCATCATCCTGACTGCGGCTACGACCCTGCACATCCACGGGATGACGCAAATCCAGACCTCATCCGACGCAGCGCAGGCGCTTCGCCCCCTGGCCGGAGAGTTCGCGTTCCTGCTGTTTTCCGCGGGCATCGTCGGGTGCGGGTTGCTCGCCGTTCCGGTTCTCGCGGGATCGGCCGCCTATGCCGTCGCCGAGGCGCTGCACTGGCGCATCGGACTCGGCCGTACGCTGCTGAAGGCGCGCGGCTTCTACATGATCCTCGCGATCGCGATCGTGTTGGGCGTCGCGCTCAATTTCACCTCGATCGATCCGATTCGCGCACTTTTCTGGAGCGCGGTCATCAACGGGGTCATCGCCGGTCCGGTGATGGTGGTGATCCTGCTGATGGCCTCCAGACGCGACGTCATGGGCGAGTTCGTGATCGCGCGCTGGCTAAGCGCCGTCGGCTGGCTCGCCACCGCGATAATGTTGATCGCCGTCGTCGTCATGATCGCGACATGGGGCATGTAGGCGACCCGCCGGCATGCTGCCGGGACGCGCGTTGCTTGCGTGGAGCCATGTCAGTGCAGATCGTCGGACTGCGCCGCGGTCGCCGGATCCCGCCGATCCGGCGCGCACTCTGTACGGTTTCGTACCGCATCGACGGTCCGTCGCCTGTACCGTATCAAGCATGCCGGACATCCGTGACGACACGACGCCAGACTGCACGCCGTTTGCCTGAACGAGACCGGTACGGCCCGCTCCGCATCGGCGGACACACGACTGGACGCCGCCGCACGGTACGTGGTTCAGCTGAATCAGCGATATGCCGCGCATCGATCAGAAGAGAACGTCATGCTACGAAGTTTCAAGGAATTGCAAGGCGGCGCGGTTCGCACGAAAGACGGCGATCTCGGACACCTCAACCAGGCCTACTTCGACGTCGACGATTGGTGCATCCGCTACCTCGTCGTCAAAACGGGCGACCGGTCGCACGACAGGCAGGTCCTGATTTCTCCCTATTCCATCAAGCGCAACGGCGCTGGATCCAGCACGCTGCATATCGACCTGACGCGGCAGCAGGTGAAAGACAGCCCCGGTACAGACACGCGCCAGCCGGTATCCCGTCTTCACGAGATCGAATCCCGGCATTACTACGGCCACCCGGCTTACTGGGATGGGCCCAATCTGTGGGGAGCGGGCGCCTACCCGGATTTCGATCCGGCCGGACCGTCGCAGGATCCCGAAACCGGCCACTCGCGCCCCACCCGCACGACACGGGCCGACGCGCTGACGGATACGCGCCTGCGCAGCACCGACGAGATCCGGGGCTATCGGCTCGAGGCCCCCGCCGGGCGCGTCGGCCGCGTATCCGATTTCATCTACGACAATGAAACATGGGTGATCCGCTATCTGGCGATCGACACGGGCAACCGGTGGCTGTCGAGCAAGACGGTGCTGATCGCCACTGACTGGCTCGACGAGGTGGACGGAAGCACGGAGACGGTGTCGACCGCGCTGACCCGCGACACGATCCGGCGGAGCCCGAAATACGATGACTCGCAAACCGTCTATCGAAGCGATGAAATCGCGCTGCATCTTTTCTACGGCAAGCAAGGCTATTGGTCGAACGGCGAACCGTCCAGAGCCCACGACACCCTCTGACGCCCGTGTGTCGCACTGCCCGGTCCCATGCGATCGTCACGCGGCCCAGCCGCCCGACACGTTCAGCCGGCCCTTGGAGGAGAAATTCCATGTCCACGTTCATGCCCGTCATCTCGGCCAGGCAGTTCATCGAGCTGGTCAATCAACGCCTGTCCTCGCATCACGTATTCAAATCCGGCATGCGTGTGTTTCTCGTGAGGCCTGCGTCTACGAACGACGATGTGACCGAGTTCGATTTTTTGCCGAGAACGCGTCGCGCGAGCGGCGTGGTCGTCTACATCGTCGACCAGGTGAAATCCCAATTCCTGGTCGAGCCCGACCTGAGGTTGACCGGCACCTGACCGACGACTGCAATCGGGCGCGCGATCTCGCCTTCCGCGCCGAAATCATGACCTGCGCGGTCCGCGCGCGAAAGGAACAGAGATGAAACACCGAATGCTGTTGCGACTGCTGGTCGCGTTGTCGCTGATCGCCAGCTTGGGCGCATGCTTGCTCGTCCCCGTCGGTGGAGACGACCATCACCACGACAACGGGTATCACGACGATCGCGGCCGCTATTAGCACGCCCATCCGCCCGCCCGCGAGTGGCCTTCGATGAGCCGGCGGGTGACACGCACGCGACGTATCGACGCCGCCACGCGATCTGTACGGTTTCGTACCGCCTAGCGCATCGCATGGGCGTAGCGTTGGAACTCCATCGAAGCCCCAGGAGGGCGTCATGCAGAGACGGACATTCCTATGGAGCACGTCCGGGGCCGTGCTCGCCCTCGGTCTCGGAACAGCCGGATGCACGACCACGACGACGTCCGACAGCCAGAACGGCCAGGCCGGCAAGCGTCACTCGATCGACGCCGGCGTCGATTCGACCTTGACACGCCTGTATGGCACGGCCAACGGCTCGCGCGAACTCGTTCACCGGGC is a window of Burkholderia sp. FERM BP-3421 DNA encoding:
- a CDS encoding c-type cytochrome, with protein sequence MHANAFVEEGCTPNPGQHVFETKCALCHAIDKTKGTIVGPNLFGVFGWPIGKLPAFSSSKALAESPGKWGEKERDLFLKAPSAHKPGTTMPFTRIKNDAERASTICYLKQPR
- a CDS encoding cation:proton antiporter, producing the protein MAETIGCLIFGALLIFMGLIGSSLKRLPLSAAMVYLGIGFLIGPSGIGFLSMTLPDDVTHLRIAAEIGLLISLFAIGLRLRVPLVDRRWMVPIRLGFVAMILTVASIAVLGVVALHLSPGVALLLGAIIAPTDPVLAHDVGVRDAGDVEVVRFSLSAEGGINDGTAYPCAALGLLLCQIGATSNLHWSIVVGIAWSIVAGVTTGGLIGSATARLVAFLRSRHGQALGLEGFFALGVIALSYGAALAIQGYGFLAVFAAGVAMRRVEHRSSGQKTSKATLGIVDSEDVEATSTDPDKAHAFVAESVMGFTIELEHIAEAVLILLIGALVSRYWADMLTWICTAVVATLLFVIRPAASRVALIGSRASHRQRRLIGWFGIRGVGSLYYLMLALEQGPHAELLPLVPWVLAIIALSIVLHGISATPLMRRYA
- a CDS encoding Nramp family divalent metal transporter; the protein is MKKHPIALSKNQSLWESLGPGLITGAADDDPSGIATYSQVGAAFGYGMLWTSIVTFPLMIGIQMVSAHIGRVTGDGIAANIRKHYPPWLLYGLVALLLVANTINIAADIGAMGAALKLLIGGPAHWYAIAFGSTSLILQVFVPFPRYAPILKALTLALFAYVATAFIVKIPWEHVLYETLVPSVTLDVHYAIGVVAVFGTTISPYLFFWQASQEVEEQRATPGEEPLRRAPEQARRSLRRIRIDTYVGMAFSNLIAFFIILTAATTLHIHGMTQIQTSSDAAQALRPLAGEFAFLLFSAGIVGCGLLAVPVLAGSAAYAVAEALHWRIGLGRTLLKARGFYMILAIAIVLGVALNFTSIDPIRALFWSAVINGVIAGPVMVVILLMASRRDVMGEFVIARWLSAVGWLATAIMLIAVVVMIATWGM
- a CDS encoding PRC-barrel domain-containing protein, with translation MLRSFKELQGGAVRTKDGDLGHLNQAYFDVDDWCIRYLVVKTGDRSHDRQVLISPYSIKRNGAGSSTLHIDLTRQQVKDSPGTDTRQPVSRLHEIESRHYYGHPAYWDGPNLWGAGAYPDFDPAGPSQDPETGHSRPTRTTRADALTDTRLRSTDEIRGYRLEAPAGRVGRVSDFIYDNETWVIRYLAIDTGNRWLSSKTVLIATDWLDEVDGSTETVSTALTRDTIRRSPKYDDSQTVYRSDEIALHLFYGKQGYWSNGEPSRAHDTL